TCTAAGCTAAAAAAGAAGTAAGaggcaaaaaaaaagaaattataatttaaagaaaTCATCATGTCTACTGCTCAATCCTTCCACCTCTTCTCCACCGTTCCTGCCACCACACGgtcatcttcttctttctccgcCATCCGCCACCGTCCCTTGCTTTTCTCAGGTATGGTATTtccctttttttccttttctaatGATGGAAGTTGCTAGCTGGCTAGCCAACAACAACCCAACTATATTTTGTctatctttttctttcctttcgtATCCAACCCACAAATATTTCCCCGGTTTTGGTAATAAAGATAAGCTTTTGTGGCCCTTCTCTTTTAGTTTTGAAGACTGTCAACCTTTTCTTTCATTGTCGATCAAATCTCTTATCGTGGAAGATTTTGCTTGATTTATTAGAAGCAAACCACACTGTTAAAACAATTGTTCTATTCCTGATCATGAATACAAGTTCTCTCTAAAACCACTGAAGCCAGAACACTGTTTAATAcgattctttctttttccttttcttttctaagaAGTGAGAAATAAAGATTGGATTTTTTCGCCGCCTCCTTTTTATTCATATACAGCATTTGTTATCTTTCTTAAGTCTGCATTAATTTCCAACCTCCTAATAAGAAAGAATCTATAGTATACATTAGTTTCTTCTTCCGGAGAGGGCAAATACTCTTTTTTATTCAGTAATTTTTCTTGATAATTTACACGAAAGTTTAACAGATTTAATTATTGAAAACAGAGGAAAGTAAATGATCTCACTTCCATGAACTGATGATCACTGTTTTTGCAGGTGTTTGGTTGCACGGGGCTAAAGACAAACGAGGTAACGTTGATATTCGCCCAAGATGCAGTGCTATATCCAACTCTCGCACACAAGGTGCTATAccaccctctctctctctctctctctctctcatttttACTCAGAAACATAACGACAAAAGCTAAAAAAAATCGTGTGTATATACTTGTTATTAGATAAGTTTGTTGTCCATacttagtaaaaaaaaaatatcttgcAGAATACCCAGAAGTCTTTCAAAAGAATGGAGCTCCAGTGATAAAGTGGCATGAGATTGTGGAAGATGACATTCAAGAGAAAGTTTCTAAGGTGATTTGAAAGATTTTCTTTAAACTCAAGGACTTTTACTTAAAAAGatgtaaaatttaattgtatGGTTTTTGTGTAAATGAAGGTTTCTATATCAACTGAGATCATCAAGCGCATTCAAAGCATTAAATCTATGTTGGATTCAATGGAGGATGGAGAGATAAGCATTTCAGCTTATGACACCGCATGGGTTGCTCTTGTTGAAGATGTTAATGGAAGTGGTGCTCCTCAATTCCCATCTAGTCTTGAATGGATAGCCAATAATCAGCTCTCAGATGGATCATGGGGCGATGCAGAAATTTTTACTGCGCATGACAGGATACTCAATACACTAGCTTGTGTTATTGCCTTGAAAACATGGAATATACATCCAGACAAGTGTGAGAAAGGTACGATAATCTACAATGGCAAACACAGTTATGACTAGTTTCACGCTAATTAAGTAATCTTAAACGTGCTTGCTAAGCTAATTATTTTACTATATGTGATCATCATCaggaatgaaatattttaaagagAACTTGTGTAAGCTTGAAGATGAGAATGCTGAGCACATGCCTATCGGATTTGAAGTTGCTTTCCCTTCACTTATAGAGCTGGCAAGGAAATTAGATATTGAAGTTCCCGAGGATTCTCCAGTCCTCCAAGAGATCTACGCCAGCAGAAATCTGAAGCTCAAAAAGTAAATTTCACAACTCAAAACTTCTTGGCTGGAATTcttctatattttaatataaaaattgaaacaaAGTGGCATCCATCTTGTAAAATTTTTGGAAAGTATAGGTCCCTGGTTCATCTTGTAATTATTTTGTATGTGGGATAGGATACCAAAGGACATAATGCACAAAGTGCCCACCACACTACTCCATAGTTTGGAAGGAATGCTAGGTCTCGACTGGGAAAAGCTTCTGAAATTGCAGAGCCAAGATGGGTCATTCTTGTTCTCTCCATCCTCCACTGCCTACGCACTCATGCAAACTAAAGATGAAAATTGCTTGTCATATTTAAACAAAATAGTCCAACGATTTAAAGGGGGAGGTAAATTTCCCTTTTGTTCATCCTCAACTACAAAGATCCTAGTTTCACTCTCCACATTCTTAATTTTTTGTACTTTCGCCATTTTTCAGTACCAAATGTTTACCCGGTTGACCTATTCGAGCACATCTGGGCTGTGGATCGCTTGCAACGCCTTGGAATTTCAAGATACTTCAAGGAAGAGCTTAAAGAATCTATTAACTATGTTGCCAGGTATAGTCTCCAATGGCGTTTGAAGAAATGTATAAAATGAGAAGAAGCCTATCTTCCTTTTTTCTAAAGGGCACTTATTGAATTTTCCAGATATTGGAGAGAAGACGGCATCTGCTGGGCAAGAAACTCCGAAGTTCATGATATTGACGACACAGCAATGGGATTCAGAATGCTTAGATTATACGGCCATGAAGTTTCTGCTGGTAAATCCACAGcataaatatttctaaaaactTAATGCGATGTGTATATTCTTTTTATGGTACAGTGATTCTCATAGTGTTGTTACGTGATCGGCAGATGTGTTCAAGCATTTTAAGAAAGGTGATACTTTCTTCTGCTTCGCCGGACAGTCAACACAGGCCGTCACCGGAATGTTCAACCTGTATAGAGCTTCACAGGTGATGTTTCCAGGGGAGAAAATCCTGGAGGAAGCCAAGGAATTTTCATCCAGTTTTCTAAAAGAAAAGCAAGCTGCTAATGAAGTACTGGACAAATGGATTATCACCAAGGATTTACCAGGAGAGGTATAATTAATTCATCGCCATTAATCCTAAATTTTTACCATTGCCCAATTGCATATGCaattaagaaataattaattgtaattaaaatttaacaggTTGAGTATTCATTGGATGTTCCATGGTACGCGAATTTGCCTCGAGTGGAGTCGAGGTTCTACATAGAACAGTATGGTGGCGAAGATGACGTCTGGATTGGCAAGACTCTTTACAGGTATATTAATATTCGAATTTTTatcgaatttaaaataaaaaaaaaagaaatctcaTCTAATTTTTTTCACGGATAAATTCAAGTTTTTTAAGTTCACAGGACCATGTCTTGAAATTCCTATGTTGACCCTAGAAAAGTTTATCCTTTTCTATAAAGATAatgaaaagaaataattaaaataatccaACGGAAACGGTCAATCCAGGCGgttttaatttgtaatttttcttgattttttcttgatttttcaAATGGGATAGTTGGACTTTACTGTCTCAcacatttaaatatattttccaCATATACCtaatttcttaaataaaaatatta
The sequence above is a segment of the Manihot esculenta cultivar AM560-2 chromosome 5, M.esculenta_v8, whole genome shotgun sequence genome. Coding sequences within it:
- the LOC110614866 gene encoding ent-copalyl diphosphate synthase 1, which encodes MSTAQSFHLFSTVPATTRSSSSFSAIRHRPLLFSGVWLHGAKDKRGNVDIRPRCSAISNSRTQEYPEVFQKNGAPVIKWHEIVEDDIQEKVSKVSISTEIIKRIQSIKSMLDSMEDGEISISAYDTAWVALVEDVNGSGAPQFPSSLEWIANNQLSDGSWGDAEIFTAHDRILNTLACVIALKTWNIHPDKCEKGMKYFKENLCKLEDENAEHMPIGFEVAFPSLIELARKLDIEVPEDSPVLQEIYASRNLKLKKIPKDIMHKVPTTLLHSLEGMLGLDWEKLLKLQSQDGSFLFSPSSTAYALMQTKDENCLSYLNKIVQRFKGGVPNVYPVDLFEHIWAVDRLQRLGISRYFKEELKESINYVARYWREDGICWARNSEVHDIDDTAMGFRMLRLYGHEVSADVFKHFKKGDTFFCFAGQSTQAVTGMFNLYRASQVMFPGEKILEEAKEFSSSFLKEKQAANEVLDKWIITKDLPGEVEYSLDVPWYANLPRVESRFYIEQYGGEDDVWIGKTLYRMPYVNNNEYLQLARLDYNSCQALHRIEWDNFQKWYEECSLGDFGVSKRELLFCYFLAAASIFEPERSKERLAWAKTIVLLETIDSYFDENNSSIEQRRAFVQEFKNGAEARGPVNGRTMEAKTRQELVRIVLGTLNDVSLDALVAHGRDISHSLRHAWQNWLLKWEEEGDRHQGEAELIVKTINLAAGRWISEELLSCHSQYEKLFQLTNRICYQLGHYRKNKVNDNKRSTTTEIETEMQELMQQVIQNSSDGMDSNIKETFFTVAKSFYYTAICDPGTINYHISKVLFERVY